In Primulina eburnea isolate SZY01 chromosome 14, ASM2296580v1, whole genome shotgun sequence, the following proteins share a genomic window:
- the LOC140811837 gene encoding uncharacterized protein, whose product MARNERTFGSEFSDEGVARLRERINEKLKEFMGDYTDDTLVEYVIVLLKNGRQKDEAKSELNVFLGDDSGTFVSWLWDHLGSHLSVYVQPSALHPDQAPILKSSAGKQAGKIELQHTSSEAEKRTSDITSGIRYNWKEKGLVTDEGENAIPLSRNSLAENVHSKDDPRHRVDQTKLSYSPRLITQKKRRQTEEQRPRKRKISQETISAPKRLLQFAVREAVGTSRPPNSMAECSLTRLRSVISTSTEDVSPKEHQRRTRQVTGLRADMSAAIKAATDAVKDLSKDRPLRNVFDRLDHPTIASNTINQEEFRDIVDETEFVNETEDFRSTYNPQNHGMVQQDGSTSSFDDNPVVASDFGVGYDDYNDVMGPRVTNMSGLSRGKLAENLQFQYSEGRARRAHQDRLLDVPSEYLKIASSANMNTLRLPQYQDAREGSKMHNLEEYIDTDALVAKSEAWMTKGNNSVAGFNGHAQPGMDPKHELQTAPAPIGLYSTGGPTEDADSRTIFLSNVHFAATKDSLSRHFNKLGEVLKVIILTDPATGQPKGSAYIEFIRKEAAEHALSLDGTSFMSRFLKIVRKNSVQPEAASLTTWPRVARASPFAVPRFGRGPFARGIPTSYRSRIPSKPVARSFQWKRGATLTETSNQASISVVPPSTTRSLTYVRTESKANGSSGTS is encoded by the exons ATGGCGAGAAATGAGCGGACATTTGGGAGTGAATTCTCAGACGAAGGGGTTGCACGGCTTCGAGAGAGAATCAACGAGAAGCTCAAGGAGTTTATGGGTGACTACACTGACGACACTCTTGTG GAATATGTCATAGTCTTGTTAAAAAATGGTAGGCAGAAAGATGAAGCAAAGAGTGAGTTAAATGTCTTTCTGGGAGACGACAGTGGCACATTTGTATCTTG GCTATGGGATCATTTAGGATCTCATTTAAGTGTATATGTGCAACCTTCGGCACTTCATCCAGATCAAGCCCCTATTTTGAAGTCCTCAGCAGGGAAACAAGCTGGAAAAATAGAGTTGCAGCATACTTCATCCGAAGCTGAGAAAAGAACTTCTGATATAACATCTGGAATACGCTACAATTGGAAAGAGAAAGGTTTAGTGACGGACGAGGGTGAAAATGCGATCCCCCTTTCTAGAAACTCTTTGGCTGAGAATGTGCATTCCAAGGATGACCCTCGTCACAGAGTTGATCAAACTAAACTATCTTATTCACCTAGGCTAATCACACAGAAAAAAAGAAGGCAAACTGAGGAGCAACGTCCAAGAAAG AGGAAAATTTCTCAAGAAACCATCAGTGCCCCAAAAAGGTTGTTGCAGTTTGCAGTACGAGAAGCTGTTGGTACTTCTAGGCCACCAAATTCAATGGCAGAATGTTCCCTCACACGCCTACGTTCTGTTATCTCAACTTCGACAGAGGATGTTTCACCGAAAGAACATCAACGGAGAACTAGACAAGTGACTGGATTGCGTGCTGACATGTCAGCTGCTATTAAGGCTGCAACAGACGCAGTGAAAGATCTGAGCAAAGATAGACCATTGCGTAATGTGTTTGATAGGCTTGATCATCCTACTATTGCTTCAAACACTATCAATCAAGAAGAATTCAGAGATATTGTTGATGAAACAGAATTTGTTAATGAAACTGAGGATTTTCGTTCTACTTATAATCCACAGAATCATGGCATGGTGCAACAAGATGGGAGTACTTCATCCTTCGATGACAATCCTGTTGTGGCTTCCGATTTTGGTGTAGGTTATGATGATTATAATGATGTGATGGGGCCAAGAGTCACTAATATGTCAGGCTTATCCAGAGGAAAATTGGCAGAGAACTTACAGTTTCAGTATTCTGAAGGAAGAGCACGTAGGGCACATCAAGATCGTCTTTTGGATGTGCCTAGTGAATATTTAAAGATTGCTTCATCTGCAAACATGAACACCTTGAGACTTCCGCAATATCAGGATGCTAGGGAGGGGTCTAAGATGCATAATCTTGAAGAATACATAGATACTGATGCTTTGGTTGCTAAATCTGAAGCATGGATGACAAAGGGAAACAACTCTGTAGCAGGTTTCAATGGACAT GCACAACCAGGTATGGATCCTAAACATGAACTACAAACGGCTCCGGCACCAATTG GATTATATTCTACAGGTGGGCCTACAGAAGATGCTGATTCTCGAACCATTTTTCTTAGCAAT GTTCATTTTGCTGCCACCAAGGATAGTCTTTCACGACACTTCAACAAGCTTGGAGAAGTCCTGAAAGTAATTATTTTAACCGATCCTGCCACTGGGCAACCGAAAGG ATCTGCTTATATAGAATTCATAAGAAAAGAAGCTGCCGAGCATGCTCTTTCTTTGGATGGTACCTCTTTTATGTCTCGGTTTCTCAAG ATCGTGAGGAAAAATTCTGTTCAACCTGAAGCTGCCTCTCTTACTACATGGCCCCGAGTTGCTCGAGCATCCCCATTTGCTGTTCCAAGATTTGGCAGAGGTCCTTTTGCTAGAGGTATACCCACTTCATACAGGTCTCGCATACCTAGTAAACCCGTTGCTAGGAGTTTTCAGTGGAAGAGAGGGGCCACCTTGACTGAGACCTCAAATCAGGCCTCTATCAGTGTTGTTCCGCCTTCTACTACCCGCAGCCTCACGTATGTTCGAACAGAATCTAAGGCGAATGGAAGTTCTGGCACTTCTTAG